AACCGGAAACCGTCGACTTCATGCGGGGGCTCATCGAGTCGTTCAATGCTTCCGCTGCGAAACTCAAGGAAGCGTATTCCGCGCTTCAGGAAAAGTTCGACAGGCTCAATCTCAGGCTCGAGGAAACGAACCGTGAGCTGACCATAAGCCTCGCGGAACAGGAACGTCTGTCAAACTACCTGACCAATATTCTCGAAAGCCTCTCTTCAGGTGTGCTGGTCATCGATACCGGCGGACGGATAACACTTTTCAACCGCGGAGCTGAAACCATAACGGGTATACAGACGTCTGATGCTCAAGGAAAACAATACAGCGAGGTAATGGGAGGGACAACCCCTGTCGAATTGACGCCGCTCCGGACGCTCTCGAACGGCGAACGCCGCTCAAACATGGAAAAACGGCTGACAGCCCGGAACGGGCAGCAGATTCCCGTGGGATTTTCCACATCTCCGCTTCTCAATAAAGCGGGAGAGATGATCGGCGCTGTGGAAATTTTCATGGACCTGAGCAGGATAAAGGCTCTCGAAGAAGAGATTTCCCGGATGGACAAGCTGGCGGCTCTCGGCCAGATGGCTGCGACCATGGCTCACAAGATACGGAATCCCCTCGGAGGAATTGCCGGTTTTACGGGCCTTCTCCAGCTCGAACTCGATGAAAATGACAACGGGAAGCGTCTTCTCGGAAAAATAACCGAGGGAGTTGACAAGCTTGACAGAATTATCACGAGCCTTCTCTCGTACACCGCGCGGCTCAGGCTCAATACCCGTCTGGTCGATCTCGGAGAACGCATGACCCGTGTGATCGAGGTGCTCAGGGATGAACGTCCCGGAGATACCGAAGGCGTTGAGTTCGGGCTCGATTTACCCGCGGGCCCCGTATCGGCGGAAGTGGACAGCGAGCATTTCACCGGAGCGATGCTCAATATTGTCCGTAACGCCGTTGAGGCCATCGATGGTGACGGGAAAATCACGGTGCGGATATGTCACGGCGGATTCGATATGAAACCCGCGTGCCCGCTTACCGTAAAGCTGCTCGGGAGGATACGGGAGTCGTCCGGACTT
The sequence above is drawn from the bacterium genome and encodes:
- a CDS encoding PAS domain-containing protein, producing MTKTGKNTPGGKTAEGAVQHVPTPDMKSELPLNGAVPGDVKPETVDFMRGLIESFNASAAKLKEAYSALQEKFDRLNLRLEETNRELTISLAEQERLSNYLTNILESLSSGVLVIDTGGRITLFNRGAETITGIQTSDAQGKQYSEVMGGTTPVELTPLRTLSNGERRSNMEKRLTARNGQQIPVGFSTSPLLNKAGEMIGAVEIFMDLSRIKALEEEISRMDKLAALGQMAATMAHKIRNPLGGIAGFTGLLQLELDENDNGKRLLGKITEGVDKLDRIITSLLSYTARLRLNTRLVDLGERMTRVIEVLRDERPGDTEGVEFGLDLPAGPVSAEVDSEHFTGAMLNIVRNAVEAIDGDGKITVRICHGGFDMKPACPLTVKLLGRIRESSGLAKTGLPGAIITVTDTGAGMDDDVIDKLFVPFFTTKENGIGLGLAAARKVIEAHHGEIWIESESGAGTAVGVVLPGTNMA